The Salvia miltiorrhiza cultivar Shanhuang (shh) chromosome 1, IMPLAD_Smil_shh, whole genome shotgun sequence genome has a window encoding:
- the LOC130988226 gene encoding cortical cell-delineating protein-like, which yields MASPKAHNILLSLNLVYLVLSAAAATTTRGSGSAMAPGPAMPPGLAMPPGLTMHPRPMRRCPRDALKLRACAKVMGNMVGMWSGKPPTRQCCSLLAGMVELEAAACLCTTIRAHMFGMKFNIPLAFSLLLNVCGTTPPTDFTCY from the coding sequence ATGGCTTCACCGAAAGCCCATAATATTCTTCTCTCCCTCAACCTTGTCTACTTGGTCctatccgccgccgccgccaccaccactaGAGGCAGCGGCTCGGCAATGGCCCCCGGGCCTGCGATGCCTCCCGGGCTCGCGATGCCCCCTGGCCTCACGATGCACCCCCGGCCGATGCGAAGGTGCCCGAGAGACGCCCTAAAGCTACGTGCATGTGCAAAAGTGATGGGGAATATGGTGGGAATGTGGAGTGGGAAACCTCCGACGAGGCAGTGCTGCAGCTTGCTTGCGGGGATGGTGGAgttggaggcggcggcgtgccTCTGCACCACCATTAGGGCTCATATGTTTGGCATGAAATTCAACATACCGCTGGCTTTCTCCCTGCTGCTCAATGTGTGTGGAACCACTCCTCCAACGGATTTCACTTGTTATTAA